A part of Halictus rubicundus isolate RS-2024b chromosome 4, iyHalRubi1_principal, whole genome shotgun sequence genomic DNA contains:
- the LOC143353100 gene encoding uncharacterized protein LOC143353100: protein MADTIIAGLDSDTATVISDLILSPDPVAPSAAAAVPYPIIGADLLTHHGLTVDLKRRRLIDSATGLFVLAGIASSPSSCVNVLGPSFNVTIPDRYPVPHLHDFPANLHGKTIFTALGLYKAYHQIPVAAEDIQKTAVITPFGLFEYRAMTFGLRNVGQTFQRYINRALGDLDFVFTFLDDILIASSSPEEHETHLAIFLEITPLCIVAYLRSASVRISPPPCQSKVSRHVKLTPSQFVAPDGRFTNVHIDLVGPLPVSEGFQYCLTMVDRFSRWAEAVPLKETSAQTVGRTFFEHWVSRFGAPAFLTSDQGPQFESQLLSALLALVGCRRKRTTTYHPASNGMVERWHRVLKAAIRLLLGLRTHIRLDTNASPADYVYGTSLRLPGEFFLLDNFSPDPQPFLEEFRQYMRAVKPVPVAHKRSVKAFVYKDLGSCSHVFMLVKSVRRPLERPYTGPHRVLQRISEQVYSIEVNGLPRSVSVELLKPAHSVCEGFAVPVSSGVPSLPSVPVRTYLRKRVTFADSP from the exons ATGGCCGACACCATAATTGCCGGCCTGGATTCGGATACCGCGACGGTTATATCCGATCTCATATTGTCACCGGATCCCGTCGCGCCGTCTGCTGCCG CAGCAGTCCCGTATCCCATCATAGGAGCCGACCTGCTGACGCATCATGGGCTCACGGTAGATTTGAAGAGGCGTCGTCTGATAGATTCTGCTAccggtttgtttgttttggccggTATCGCGAGCTCTCCCTCTTCATGCGTGAACGTCCTTGGACCGTCGTTCAA CGTGACGATACCCGATCGTTACCCTGTGCCTCACCTGCACGACTTCCCGGCTAACCTTCATGGCAAGACCATTTTCACGGCGCTAGGCCTGTACAAAGCGTATCATCAGATACCCGTAGCTGCCGAAGATATTCAAAAAACTGCCGTTATCACTCCTTTCGGCCTTTTTGAATACCGTGCGATGACTTTTGGCCTCCGCAACGTGGGGCAAACTTTTCAACGATATATCAACCGTGCTCTTGGCGATCTCGATTTCGTCTTCACGTTTCTCGATGACATCCTCATCGCCTCTTCCTCTCCGGAAGAACATGAGACTCATCTGGCGATCTTCCTGGAGATCACTCCCCTGTGTATTGTAGCGTATCTGAGGAGTGCATCCGTCCGTATATCCCCACCTCCATGC CAATCCAAAGTTTCTCGACACGTCAAGCTAACTCCGTCCCAGTTCGTCGCGCCCGACGGACGTTTTACTAACGTGCACATCGACCTcgtcggtccgctgccggtcaGCGAAGGTTTCCAATATTGCCTTACCATGGTCGACAGATTCTCTCGCTGGGCTGAGGCCGTTCCCCTGAAGGAGACGTCCGCTCAGACGGTCGGCCGCACCTTTTTCGAGCATTGGGTGTCACGTTTCGGCGCTCCTGCATTTTTGACGAGTGATCAAGGTCCGCAATTCGAGTCACAGCTTTTGTCAGCCCTTCTGGCGCTCGTTGGCTGCCGGAGAAAAAGAACCACCACGTATCACCCCGCGTCTAACGGCATGGTTGAGCGCTGGCACCGCGTCTTGAAGGCAGCAATCAGGT TACTATTAGGGTTGCGTACCCATATCCGTCTCGATACCAACGCTTCTCCTGCCGATTACGTTTACGGAACCTCCTTGcgtctgccgggcgaatttttcctgttagataattttagccctgatccgcagccattcctcgaggaattccgACAGTATATGCGTGCCGTCAAGCCTGTGCCTGTAGCGCACAAGCGTAGCGTTAAAGCCTTTGTGTACAAAGATCTCGGATCCTGTTCGCATGTATTTATGCTTGTGAAATCCGTGCGTAGACCGTTGGAACGGCCTTACACAGGACCCCATCGAGTGCTCCAGCGTATTTCCGAACAAGTGTATTCAATCGAGGTCAACGGTTTACCGCGCAGCGTCTCCGTAGAGCTGTTGAAACCCGCGCATAGCGTTTGTGAGGGATTTGCAGTCCCAGTATCGAGCGGTGTCCCATCGTTGCCGAGCGTGCCCGTACGCACCTACTTGCGAAAAAGAGTCACTTTTGCGGACTCC CCTTAG